The Exiguobacterium aurantiacum DSM 6208 genome includes a window with the following:
- the menC gene encoding o-succinylbenzoate synthase encodes MIRRAELYIVPLTFKHPIVTAHSVLSTRRTIILRLETTDGLVGYGEGVAFETPWYTAETVRSTIDVSALITKLLDGQPVSPQSFPPRFRSIIGHPMAKAMWESACWEIEAARQQKTLKQLLGAGDTVACGRTIGIGLLTQTLKAIEGALETGFDRIKLKAAPEELLYSLNEIRAVFPDAPLMIDLNGSGVEQPLSWFEQLDAYRLLMIEQPFPSTHWVASADLQARLETPICLDESITCRQDVETMTRLDAGRIVNIKPARVGGLTEALAIREANVPYWVGGMYESAIGRYHTLLFASLSGAAYPADMAGTSAYFETDLLDTPLEVKDGKLIIPDDPRPDWAMIRRLAEETIQLK; translated from the coding sequence ATGATTCGACGCGCTGAATTATATATCGTCCCGTTGACGTTCAAACACCCGATCGTGACCGCCCATTCCGTCCTCTCGACGCGACGGACGATCATCCTCCGGCTCGAGACAACGGACGGTCTCGTCGGATACGGGGAAGGCGTCGCCTTCGAGACGCCTTGGTACACGGCAGAGACGGTCCGTTCGACAATCGATGTCTCGGCACTCATCACCAAACTGTTGGACGGCCAACCTGTGTCGCCGCAGTCGTTTCCGCCACGCTTCCGCTCCATCATCGGTCATCCGATGGCCAAGGCGATGTGGGAGAGTGCCTGTTGGGAAATTGAGGCGGCTCGTCAACAGAAGACACTGAAACAACTGCTCGGGGCGGGAGACACGGTCGCCTGCGGCCGGACGATCGGCATCGGTCTCTTGACCCAAACACTGAAAGCGATCGAAGGGGCACTCGAGACCGGATTCGATCGCATCAAGTTAAAGGCGGCACCCGAAGAGTTGTTATATTCCTTGAACGAGATCCGGGCCGTATTTCCTGACGCCCCGCTCATGATCGATTTGAACGGTAGCGGGGTCGAACAGCCACTCTCGTGGTTCGAACAGTTGGATGCGTATCGCCTCTTGATGATCGAACAGCCGTTCCCGAGTACACATTGGGTCGCGTCTGCCGATTTACAGGCCCGGCTCGAGACACCGATTTGTCTCGACGAGTCCATCACTTGCCGGCAAGACGTTGAAACGATGACCCGCCTCGACGCTGGGCGCATCGTCAACATTAAACCGGCCCGTGTCGGCGGTTTGACCGAGGCGCTCGCCATTCGGGAAGCAAACGTACCGTATTGGGTCGGCGGCATGTATGAGTCCGCCATCGGTCGTTACCATACGCTCTTGTTCGCTTCCTTGAGCGGCGCCGCTTACCCGGCCGACATGGCCGGAACGAGCGCCTATTTCGAGACCGACCTGCTCGACACACCGCTCGAGGTCAAGGACGGGAAGCTCATCATCCCGGACGACCCGCGGCCTGATTGGGCAATGATACGACGTTTAGCCGAAGAGACGATTCAACTGAAGTAA
- the map gene encoding type I methionyl aminopeptidase, which yields MLDYDYDALREIGRIVALARDEMAKAVAPGMTTKQLDEIGQRILETEGAASAPITMYEFPGYTCISVNEIAAHGIPGDLVIQDGDLVNIDVSAVKDGYYADTGRTVIAGTPKSSQHERLVEVSLTSLEAGLSKVRAGTKVNQIGKAIYADARKNGFTVIRNLAGHGLGRTLHGEPESISNYYNREENDILKVGQVIAVETFISTKDEVVYQSEEDGWSLFTPNNSLVSQFEHTVVVTEDGYEVLTGSFR from the coding sequence ATGCTTGATTACGATTACGACGCTTTACGTGAAATTGGACGCATCGTCGCCTTGGCCCGAGATGAGATGGCGAAAGCCGTCGCACCGGGAATGACGACAAAACAGTTGGACGAGATCGGCCAACGGATTCTCGAAACAGAAGGGGCGGCCTCGGCGCCGATCACGATGTATGAGTTCCCAGGTTACACGTGCATCTCGGTCAACGAGATTGCCGCACACGGTATCCCGGGTGATCTCGTCATTCAAGACGGAGACCTCGTCAATATCGACGTCTCCGCCGTGAAAGATGGTTATTATGCGGACACAGGCCGGACGGTCATCGCGGGTACGCCAAAATCGTCACAGCACGAACGTCTCGTCGAAGTATCGCTCACGTCGCTTGAGGCTGGGCTCAGTAAAGTGAGGGCCGGGACGAAAGTGAACCAAATCGGGAAAGCGATCTATGCCGATGCCCGGAAAAATGGCTTCACGGTCATCCGCAACCTGGCCGGACACGGATTAGGGCGTACGCTCCACGGGGAGCCGGAGTCAATCTCGAACTATTACAACCGCGAAGAGAACGATATCTTGAAAGTCGGTCAAGTCATCGCCGTCGAGACGTTCATCTCGACGAAAGATGAAGTCGTCTATCAATCGGAAGAAGATGGCTGGTCGCTCTTCACGCCGAACAATAGTCTCGTATCGCAATTTGAACATACGGTCGTCGTCACCGAAGACGGCTATGAAGTGTTGACGGGTTCGTTCCGTTGA
- a CDS encoding EAL-associated domain-containing protein, with the protein MSVDAVDVMMNPDEVEVTYEPILGAATFQVEGYMVHGQFRGDSLTPFFYDDDVPVEYQLDIAKRMERIAAEKLRDAKQFVTFRCRAEWILEEGGEAFLSPLHELNFPLHRIYVTIQGTDLVDVSRLSRVVQYYRSCGVKIALDFAESTSIEDIMAIAPELLLVDLGTMVEKKTLSVTYPQMLQTMEYIASRLGAPLLYKSIDHVGQLRYAWQHGGRYYMGGLLGRRTETPQQETNGMTVLTQEVPSFFLHDQERLRRLYELEFELHRQIQDLVQTGKWSKDKRDEWLLHIAAKLEGMFVRYYLTDRTGFQTSANVYQADAEWKVDNTYRGYNWSFRPYFIQTMAAMSVRGRGYLSENYRDFSSNEVTRTFSYPLPDGMFLFADLSEDYLYQNRLLD; encoded by the coding sequence ATGAGTGTGGATGCAGTGGACGTGATGATGAATCCGGATGAAGTCGAAGTGACGTATGAACCGATTCTTGGAGCCGCCACGTTTCAAGTGGAAGGCTATATGGTACATGGTCAGTTCAGAGGAGACTCGCTCACGCCATTCTTTTATGACGACGACGTGCCGGTCGAATATCAACTCGATATCGCCAAGCGGATGGAGCGGATTGCCGCCGAGAAACTACGCGATGCGAAGCAGTTCGTGACGTTCCGTTGTCGGGCGGAGTGGATCCTCGAGGAAGGGGGCGAAGCGTTTTTATCCCCGTTACACGAATTGAACTTCCCGCTCCACCGCATTTATGTGACGATCCAAGGGACCGATCTCGTCGACGTGTCCAGGTTGTCACGCGTCGTCCAATATTATCGGTCGTGCGGTGTGAAGATTGCACTCGACTTTGCCGAATCGACGAGCATCGAGGACATCATGGCTATCGCGCCGGAACTTCTTCTCGTCGATTTAGGGACGATGGTCGAGAAAAAGACGTTGTCGGTGACGTATCCGCAAATGCTCCAGACGATGGAGTATATTGCCTCGAGATTGGGGGCGCCGCTTCTTTATAAGTCGATCGACCACGTCGGCCAACTGCGCTACGCCTGGCAACACGGCGGGCGCTATTATATGGGGGGATTGCTCGGACGTCGGACGGAGACGCCCCAGCAAGAGACGAATGGGATGACCGTCCTGACCCAAGAAGTCCCGTCGTTCTTCCTGCACGATCAAGAACGCCTGCGCCGTTTATATGAGCTTGAGTTTGAGTTACATCGTCAAATCCAAGATCTCGTTCAGACCGGGAAATGGTCGAAAGACAAAAGGGACGAATGGTTACTGCATATCGCTGCCAAACTTGAAGGGATGTTCGTCCGTTACTATTTGACCGACCGCACCGGGTTTCAGACGAGCGCGAACGTCTATCAGGCGGACGCGGAATGGAAAGTCGACAACACGTACCGTGGCTACAACTGGAGTTTTCGTCCGTACTTCATTCAGACGATGGCGGCGATGAGTGTCCGCGGACGTGGTTATTTGTCCGAGAATTATCGTGACTTCAGTTCGAACGAAGTGACACGAACGTTCAGCTATCCGCTTCCGGACGGTATGTTCTTGTTCGCCGATTTATCTGAAGACTACTTATATCAAAACCGATTATTAGATTGA
- a CDS encoding DEAD/DEAH box helicase has translation MTKFQDLQLSEALVKGVLKMGFEEATPIQAETIPVALTGVDVLGQAQTGTGKTAAFGIPTIERIDPKARQVQALVLAPTRELAIQVAEELNKIGEAKRVYALPVYGGQQIDRQIRGLKKNPQIVVATPGRLMDHMKRKTIKLDEIQTVILDEADEMLNMGFVEDIEMILKGLPVERQTLLFSATMPPQIKKIAERFMKSPTIIKVKAKEMTVENINQQFLELREGQKFDTLCRLIDIDSPELSIIFARTKKRVDEVTEALIKRGYTADGLHGDLTQSKRDQVIRRFKNGTIDILVATDVAARGLDITGVTHVYNFDVPQDPESYVHRIGRTGRAGKTGTALTFITPREFGQVKAIERVTNKKMNRRHVPTIAEVLEGNQKQTAEELIERVQAGDFKAYTQLATELLEEYEAVELLAAALRGLTKEPDSTPVEISYAEPVRVKRQGGRNDRGGYRGNRSGGGERRGGGDRGGRSGGGGGYRGKRSGGDDRRRSDDRGPRRPRD, from the coding sequence TTGACAAAATTCCAAGATTTACAGTTAAGTGAAGCATTAGTAAAAGGTGTACTCAAAATGGGCTTCGAAGAAGCTACACCGATCCAAGCTGAGACAATTCCTGTCGCACTCACAGGAGTGGACGTATTAGGTCAAGCACAAACAGGTACAGGGAAAACAGCAGCTTTCGGTATTCCGACAATTGAGCGAATCGATCCAAAGGCGCGTCAAGTCCAAGCACTCGTTCTTGCACCGACACGTGAACTTGCGATTCAAGTTGCAGAAGAATTGAACAAAATTGGTGAGGCGAAGCGCGTATACGCCCTCCCAGTTTACGGTGGTCAACAAATCGATCGCCAAATCCGCGGCTTGAAAAAGAACCCGCAAATCGTCGTTGCGACACCAGGACGTCTCATGGATCACATGAAACGTAAGACGATCAAACTCGATGAGATCCAAACGGTCATCTTGGACGAGGCGGATGAAATGCTCAACATGGGCTTCGTGGAAGATATCGAGATGATTTTGAAAGGCCTACCGGTTGAGCGTCAAACGCTTCTCTTCTCGGCAACGATGCCACCACAAATCAAGAAGATTGCTGAGCGCTTCATGAAGTCGCCAACGATCATCAAAGTAAAAGCGAAGGAAATGACAGTTGAGAACATCAACCAACAGTTCCTCGAATTGCGCGAAGGCCAAAAATTTGATACGCTTTGCCGTTTGATCGACATCGACTCGCCAGAACTCAGCATCATCTTCGCTCGTACGAAGAAGCGTGTTGACGAAGTGACAGAAGCACTCATCAAGCGTGGCTACACGGCTGATGGTCTTCACGGTGACTTGACGCAGTCTAAACGTGACCAAGTCATCCGTCGTTTCAAAAACGGCACGATCGACATCTTGGTCGCAACAGACGTCGCGGCACGTGGTCTTGATATCACAGGTGTCACACACGTATACAACTTCGATGTACCACAAGACCCGGAAAGCTACGTGCACCGGATCGGACGTACAGGTCGTGCTGGTAAAACAGGTACAGCCCTTACGTTCATCACGCCACGTGAATTCGGTCAAGTGAAAGCAATCGAACGTGTAACGAACAAGAAAATGAACCGTCGTCACGTACCGACAATCGCAGAAGTGCTTGAGGGCAACCAAAAGCAAACGGCTGAAGAATTGATCGAACGTGTACAAGCGGGCGACTTCAAAGCTTACACGCAACTTGCGACTGAGCTTCTTGAAGAATACGAAGCAGTCGAGCTTCTTGCAGCGGCACTTCGTGGATTGACGAAAGAGCCAGATTCAACTCCGGTTGAAATCTCGTATGCAGAGCCAGTACGCGTCAAGCGTCAAGGTGGACGCAACGACCGTGGCGGATACCGTGGAAATCGCAGTGGCGGCGGCGAACGTCGTGGCGGCGGTGACCGTGGTGGACGCAGCGGTGGCGGCGGTGGATACCGTGGCAAACGTAGCGGTGGAGACGACCGTCGTCGTTCAGACGACCGTGGCCCACGCCGTCCGCGTGACTAA
- a CDS encoding CvfB family protein — MALRAGEVVDLVAERSADFGVFIGNGREEVLLHRKEQTEEVTVGQTVRVFLYHDSEGRLASTMTIPNVTFDDYEWFEVTGVRYNTGVFVNIGIQKDVLVSLDDLPENRSYWPKEGDKLCVRLKYDQKGRLLGEPAHYAYLNLLARPAKEEWGNQEVQAIVVNRRDVGVNVWVENESLGFLHEAEMTRWPRLGEELTVRVTQVKQDGTVLVSMKPRAYEAIDGDAGSILSYIEERGGQMPYGDKTASDIIDREFGMSKAAFKRALGKLLKEKQVEKLDNGYKLK; from the coding sequence ATGGCATTACGTGCAGGAGAAGTAGTAGATTTAGTTGCGGAACGTTCAGCTGACTTTGGCGTATTTATCGGCAACGGTCGCGAAGAAGTGTTGCTTCATCGAAAAGAACAGACAGAAGAAGTCACGGTCGGGCAGACGGTGCGTGTCTTCTTATATCACGATTCTGAAGGGCGTCTCGCTTCGACGATGACGATCCCGAACGTGACGTTTGATGATTATGAATGGTTTGAAGTGACCGGTGTACGTTATAACACGGGCGTGTTCGTCAACATCGGGATTCAAAAGGACGTGCTCGTCTCACTCGACGACCTTCCGGAAAATCGGTCGTACTGGCCGAAAGAAGGCGACAAGTTATGTGTCCGTTTAAAGTATGACCAAAAAGGTCGTCTTTTAGGTGAACCGGCACATTATGCGTATTTGAACTTGCTCGCCCGTCCTGCGAAAGAAGAGTGGGGCAATCAAGAAGTTCAGGCGATCGTCGTCAACAGACGGGATGTCGGCGTCAACGTCTGGGTCGAGAACGAATCACTCGGCTTCTTGCATGAAGCGGAGATGACACGTTGGCCGCGGCTCGGCGAAGAACTAACGGTTCGCGTGACGCAAGTGAAACAAGACGGGACGGTCCTCGTCTCGATGAAACCGCGGGCGTATGAAGCGATCGACGGCGATGCGGGCAGCATCCTCTCTTATATTGAAGAACGTGGGGGCCAGATGCCTTACGGGGATAAGACTGCATCTGACATCATTGACCGTGAATTCGGGATGAGTAAAGCGGCGTTCAAACGGGCGCTCGGGAAGTTATTGAAAGAAAAGCAAGTTGAAAAGCTCGACAACGGGTATAAATTGAAATAA
- a CDS encoding lysophospholipid acyltransferase family protein produces MIRTAVWFFSFFAVLPVTLPFMNKAKKLETPERYGYVQGVAYKWASFLLKVAGAEVRVHGQQHIPNEPVVYVANHQGNFDVPIMITATKHPKAFISKIEVQKFPIIPRWMELMGCIFIDRSDRRQSIKAIRSGVDTIKSGQSIIIFPEGTRSKGGPIKEFKAGSLTLATSSGAKIVPVAIQGSHHLLETTNRIKPGVVDVTFLPAIDPADIPNKEIAATVEAAIRQIVEGELS; encoded by the coding sequence ATGATTCGCACCGCTGTTTGGTTTTTCTCATTTTTCGCAGTACTGCCCGTCACGTTGCCTTTTATGAACAAGGCAAAAAAACTTGAAACGCCGGAGCGATACGGCTACGTTCAAGGCGTCGCTTATAAATGGGCAAGCTTTCTATTGAAGGTTGCCGGAGCGGAAGTCCGGGTTCACGGACAACAACACATCCCGAATGAGCCGGTCGTCTACGTCGCCAATCACCAAGGGAATTTCGATGTCCCCATCATGATAACAGCGACGAAACATCCGAAGGCGTTCATCTCGAAAATCGAAGTCCAAAAGTTCCCGATTATTCCCCGTTGGATGGAATTGATGGGTTGCATCTTCATCGACCGCAGTGACCGACGCCAGTCGATCAAGGCGATTCGTTCAGGTGTTGACACGATTAAATCGGGACAATCTATCATCATCTTTCCAGAAGGGACGCGTTCAAAAGGCGGCCCAATCAAAGAGTTCAAGGCCGGCAGTTTGACACTCGCAACGTCGAGCGGAGCTAAAATTGTTCCGGTCGCCATTCAAGGGAGTCATCATCTGCTCGAGACGACCAATCGCATCAAACCAGGTGTAGTCGATGTGACGTTTTTGCCTGCGATCGACCCGGCCGACATCCCGAACAAGGAAATCGCCGCGACCGTCGAAGCCGCAATCCGCCAAATCGTTGAAGGAGAGTTATCATGA
- a CDS encoding ABC-F family ATP-binding cassette domain-containing protein yields the protein MSLLAIEGIHKEFADKVLFDDVTMTIHPGDRIGIIGVNGSGKSTFMKIIAGVETADRGTMQHPNDYRIRYLTQTVEFADGQTILDALFTSDTPSVQALKGYERARQQLETDPSSEQKLERFMKAQQAVDAADAWETEAKLKSILNRLGLPDVTAEVGSLSGGQQKRVALAAALLDEADLLLLDEPTNELDADTISWLETVLADYRGAILLITHDRYFLNRVTNHILEIADGTSYFYDGNYELFLEKRAERKARTQSMEQKRQNILRRELAWLRRGAKARTTKQKARIQRVEDLKHQETLAEDETLDVSVGSRRLGKKVIDVDELSFQYDDTPIIRQFSWLFGRRERYGIVGPNGSGKTTLMNLLAKRLEPTSGTVVHGETVHLGYYGQQVEFEDTSRRVIDEIERVAQVIHTPDGESITASQMLERFLFTPDAQYKPIAKLSGGEKRRLVLLRILMDEPNVLFLDEPTNDLDTETLSVLEDYLESFPGTVIAVSHDRYFLDRIAGQLIAFEDGAINVYHAEYSDYLASLEETKVQAKKEPKEKKERVKTDVVKFTFKEQKEWETIEDDIASLESAIEAAEARLAEAGSDIGKVNDVYAEISTLKEALDSKMERWEYLSEIDEQMQAQKR from the coding sequence ATGAGTTTACTTGCAATCGAAGGAATCCATAAAGAATTCGCCGACAAAGTGTTATTTGATGATGTCACGATGACGATTCATCCGGGTGACCGCATCGGCATCATCGGTGTCAACGGTTCGGGAAAATCGACGTTCATGAAAATCATCGCCGGCGTCGAGACGGCCGACCGCGGAACGATGCAGCATCCGAACGACTACCGCATCCGCTATTTGACACAGACGGTCGAATTCGCCGACGGACAGACCATCTTGGACGCTTTATTCACGAGCGATACGCCGTCTGTCCAGGCGCTGAAAGGATATGAACGGGCTCGTCAACAACTCGAGACCGACCCCTCGAGTGAACAAAAACTGGAGCGCTTCATGAAAGCACAGCAAGCTGTCGACGCGGCCGACGCCTGGGAAACCGAGGCAAAATTGAAGTCAATCTTGAACCGGCTCGGTCTTCCGGACGTGACGGCTGAAGTCGGTTCGTTATCCGGTGGTCAACAAAAACGAGTTGCGTTGGCCGCTGCCCTGCTTGATGAAGCCGACCTCCTTTTGTTAGACGAGCCGACGAACGAACTTGACGCCGATACGATTTCCTGGCTCGAGACCGTTCTAGCCGATTATCGAGGAGCCATCCTGCTCATCACCCACGACCGCTACTTCTTGAACCGTGTCACGAACCACATTTTAGAGATTGCCGACGGGACGAGCTATTTCTATGACGGAAACTATGAGCTGTTTCTCGAGAAACGGGCCGAACGGAAAGCACGGACCCAATCGATGGAACAAAAACGGCAAAACATCTTACGGCGCGAGCTTGCGTGGCTTCGCCGCGGCGCCAAAGCCCGGACGACGAAACAGAAAGCCCGGATCCAACGCGTCGAGGACTTGAAGCATCAAGAGACACTCGCTGAAGACGAGACACTCGACGTGTCCGTCGGGTCACGCCGTCTCGGTAAGAAAGTCATTGACGTCGATGAGTTATCGTTCCAGTATGACGACACCCCGATCATCCGACAGTTCAGCTGGTTGTTCGGTCGCCGCGAACGATACGGCATCGTCGGCCCGAACGGGAGCGGAAAGACGACGCTCATGAACCTGCTCGCCAAACGGCTTGAACCGACGTCCGGTACAGTCGTGCACGGAGAGACAGTGCATCTCGGCTATTACGGACAGCAGGTCGAGTTCGAAGACACGTCACGCCGCGTCATCGACGAGATCGAACGGGTCGCCCAAGTCATTCACACGCCGGACGGCGAGTCGATCACGGCGAGCCAAATGCTCGAGCGGTTCTTATTTACGCCGGATGCGCAATATAAACCGATCGCAAAACTTTCCGGTGGCGAGAAACGACGTCTCGTCCTCCTTCGCATTTTAATGGACGAACCGAACGTCTTATTTTTAGACGAGCCAACGAACGACCTCGACACCGAGACGCTATCGGTGCTTGAGGATTATTTGGAGTCATTCCCTGGAACGGTCATCGCCGTCAGCCACGACCGCTATTTCTTAGACCGGATCGCCGGACAGCTCATCGCGTTTGAAGACGGTGCGATCAACGTCTATCATGCCGAATACAGTGACTACTTGGCCTCGCTCGAAGAGACGAAGGTTCAAGCGAAGAAAGAGCCGAAAGAGAAGAAAGAACGAGTCAAAACGGATGTCGTCAAGTTCACGTTCAAAGAACAGAAGGAATGGGAGACGATTGAGGACGATATCGCCTCGCTCGAGTCTGCCATCGAGGCGGCCGAGGCCCGCTTGGCCGAAGCCGGTAGCGACATCGGAAAAGTGAATGATGTGTACGCCGAAATCTCGACACTGAAAGAAGCGCTCGATTCGAAGATGGAGCGCTGGGAGTACTTGTCGGAGATTGATGAACAGATGCAAGCCCAGAAACGCTAA
- a CDS encoding GNAT family N-acetyltransferase — MIPTLETERLTLRPLEVVDASRLFPIFSNATVLKHYGMEPHATVDETVHMVTNMIEGMQAGTVIRWGIVRKDDLTLIGTIGFHNLVPRHRRAEIGYEIHPDHWRNGYASEALQRALDYAAHVAAFERVGAIVYTENVASQQMLERNGFFQEGMLRQYMRQNGRAHDVYMYSYIHERQDHET, encoded by the coding sequence GTGATTCCGACGTTAGAGACGGAACGGCTGACATTGCGGCCGCTCGAGGTGGTCGATGCAAGTCGGCTGTTCCCGATTTTTTCGAACGCGACCGTGTTGAAGCATTATGGAATGGAACCCCACGCCACAGTTGACGAGACGGTTCACATGGTGACGAACATGATTGAAGGGATGCAGGCAGGGACGGTCATCCGTTGGGGGATTGTACGTAAAGACGATTTGACGTTGATTGGGACGATCGGCTTTCATAATCTCGTTCCGCGCCATCGACGCGCTGAAATCGGGTATGAGATTCATCCGGACCATTGGCGTAACGGCTACGCATCTGAGGCGTTGCAGCGCGCGCTCGACTATGCCGCTCATGTGGCAGCGTTTGAACGAGTCGGGGCAATCGTCTATACAGAGAACGTCGCCTCGCAACAAATGCTTGAGCGGAACGGATTCTTTCAAGAAGGCATGCTCCGGCAATATATGCGTCAAAACGGTAGGGCGCATGACGTTTACATGTATAGCTACATACACGAAAGGCAGGATCACGAGACGTGA
- a CDS encoding response regulator — MIRVVLIDDHEMVRAGVSAFLSTQPDIEVVGEASDGATGVELAIAEKPDVVLMDLVMEPVDGVESTKRIKASWKEAKILVVTSFLDDEKVYPVIEAGAMSYVLKTANANEIADAIRQTAAGNPVMAAQVTGKMLERLRHPETTLHESLTAREREILQLMAEGKANQVIADELYISLKTVKTHVSNILTKLDVYDRTQAVVYAFQHNLVSK, encoded by the coding sequence ATGATTCGAGTCGTATTAATTGATGACCATGAGATGGTCCGGGCCGGGGTGTCGGCTTTCTTGTCGACGCAACCCGACATCGAAGTCGTCGGCGAGGCCTCGGACGGGGCGACGGGCGTGGAGCTCGCCATCGCGGAAAAACCGGACGTCGTCTTGATGGACCTCGTCATGGAGCCGGTCGACGGGGTCGAGTCGACGAAACGCATCAAAGCGAGTTGGAAAGAAGCAAAGATTTTAGTCGTCACGAGCTTCTTAGACGATGAAAAAGTGTATCCGGTCATCGAGGCCGGTGCGATGAGTTATGTGTTGAAGACGGCGAACGCCAACGAGATTGCCGATGCGATTCGTCAAACAGCGGCGGGGAATCCGGTCATGGCCGCTCAAGTGACCGGTAAGATGCTCGAGCGCCTCCGTCATCCAGAAACGACGCTTCATGAGAGTCTGACGGCACGGGAACGTGAGATTTTACAGCTGATGGCAGAAGGAAAGGCGAATCAAGTCATCGCCGATGAGCTTTATATCTCTCTCAAAACGGTAAAGACGCACGTCTCGAATATTTTGACGAAGCTCGACGTGTATGACCGGACCCAAGCCGTCGTTTATGCGTTTCAGCACAACTTGGTAAGTAAATGA
- a CDS encoding sensor histidine kinase — translation MKKDSYPRTVVWHQLFSSLLTALFVTLAFLIGDSTSLRDLFTREEGLPFGVSILVIAVLIGSVFGVGSYFYLRRDFREVANALWKLENQKEITFRPLSPYRDTLERIVRISKQRTEMLEVAKRVGDRPVSVEEARSEAVVEERRRVARELHDSVSQQLYAISMMTTAAKQTIDVKPDVAAKQIAQVEVMAQTAQAEMRSLLLQLRPVELEGMTLKTGIERLLEELSRKQSTELVWRLEEVHLSRHTENELFRIVQEAISNTLRHAKAKRLEIEMRTVQQTVILKINDDGIGFNVDDTQVASYGLQSIRERTAEVGGTLRLVSVPGAGTQIEVRVKQQVEGLE, via the coding sequence ATGAAAAAAGATTCTTACCCACGGACGGTCGTCTGGCATCAACTGTTCAGCAGCCTGCTGACGGCGCTGTTCGTCACATTAGCCTTTTTAATAGGTGACTCGACTTCACTCCGAGATTTGTTCACGCGTGAAGAAGGGTTGCCTTTCGGTGTGTCCATCCTCGTCATCGCCGTTTTGATCGGCAGTGTGTTCGGGGTCGGGTCCTACTTCTACTTACGCCGCGATTTTCGAGAAGTCGCGAACGCCTTATGGAAATTAGAGAACCAAAAAGAAATCACGTTTCGTCCATTGTCGCCATATCGCGACACGTTAGAGCGGATCGTGCGGATCAGTAAACAACGAACCGAGATGCTCGAGGTCGCCAAACGGGTCGGGGACCGACCTGTCAGCGTCGAGGAGGCACGGAGTGAGGCGGTCGTCGAAGAGCGTCGCCGTGTTGCCCGCGAGTTGCATGACTCAGTCAGTCAACAGCTGTACGCCATCTCGATGATGACGACGGCAGCCAAGCAGACGATTGACGTCAAACCGGACGTTGCCGCTAAACAAATCGCACAAGTCGAAGTGATGGCCCAAACCGCCCAAGCCGAGATGCGTTCGCTCTTGTTGCAGCTTCGTCCCGTCGAGCTCGAAGGGATGACGCTCAAGACCGGGATCGAGCGGTTGTTAGAAGAGCTGTCCCGTAAACAATCAACCGAGCTTGTCTGGCGGCTTGAAGAAGTTCATTTATCCCGTCACACGGAGAACGAGCTGTTCCGGATCGTTCAAGAAGCGATCAGCAACACGCTCCGGCACGCCAAGGCGAAGCGGCTCGAGATTGAGATGCGGACCGTCCAACAGACGGTCATTTTAAAAATCAATGATGACGGCATCGGGTTTAATGTCGATGATACACAAGTCGCCTCATATGGCTTACAATCGATAAGAGAGAGGACGGCCGAGGTCGGTGGGACGTTACGTCTCGTCAGTGTGCCTGGTGCCGGTACTCAGATTGAAGTGCGCGTGAAACAACAAGTGGAGGGATTGGAATGA